A DNA window from Paenibacillus sp. HWE-109 contains the following coding sequences:
- a CDS encoding GtrA family protein: MNRFKTLLSSSFARFLIVGVFNTLVGLSASFLFFNLLHLNYWLSTFTGNTIGAIVSYTLNRTFTFRSKASVGSSWWKFTVVILSCYGLSYGASYLLAEAAGQLFPVISAEWRHNAAILVGNGLYTIGNYIGHKYFTFRTNETNVRGVS; encoded by the coding sequence ATGAATCGCTTCAAAACTCTGCTTTCCAGCAGCTTTGCCCGCTTCCTGATCGTCGGAGTGTTCAACACTCTCGTCGGCCTTTCGGCCAGTTTCCTGTTCTTCAATCTGCTTCACCTGAATTATTGGCTCTCTACGTTCACCGGAAATACGATTGGAGCGATCGTTAGTTACACCTTGAATCGAACCTTTACGTTTCGTTCCAAGGCCAGCGTCGGCAGCAGCTGGTGGAAATTTACTGTCGTTATTCTCAGCTGCTATGGTCTTTCGTATGGCGCGAGTTATCTGCTAGCTGAGGCCGCCGGACAGCTCTTTCCTGTCATTAGCGCTGAATGGCGGCATAATGCTGCTATTCTCGTCGGCAACGGACTATATACGATTGGTAATTACATCGGGCATAAATATTTTACATTTCGCACTAATGAGACGAACGTGCGCGGGGTATCCTAA
- a CDS encoding DNA-binding response regulator, translating to MDFYQEHEIFVQHHKLRRSGERLRRLQEGHGYAEKLFMQHIWWPVVGHLRYLHPEYEVRDFQDNTRFVDFVYLRPPHRICIEIDGFGPHARDIDRTRFGDNLMRQNQLMLDDWKVLRFSVDDITGHQRRCQQVIWNMMGRWYADDCGREMWSLTNREKEITRLAASAVDPLKPQAVAAHLGIRVEHARKWLRSLHGKGIIKPASGVQRVRSYVLAPSGREWSGF from the coding sequence ATGGATTTTTATCAAGAGCATGAAATCTTTGTTCAGCATCATAAATTGCGACGTTCGGGTGAGCGTCTGCGCCGATTGCAAGAAGGACATGGTTATGCGGAAAAGTTATTCATGCAGCACATCTGGTGGCCAGTTGTTGGGCATTTGCGCTATCTGCATCCGGAATATGAAGTAAGGGATTTTCAAGACAACACGCGGTTTGTTGACTTTGTTTATCTGCGGCCGCCCCATCGGATCTGCATCGAGATTGATGGGTTCGGCCCCCACGCCCGAGATATTGACCGAACCCGCTTCGGCGATAACCTGATGCGGCAGAACCAGTTGATGCTGGATGATTGGAAGGTTCTACGCTTTTCCGTTGACGATATTACAGGACATCAGCGGCGCTGTCAGCAGGTTATTTGGAACATGATGGGACGATGGTATGCCGATGATTGCGGTCGCGAGATGTGGTCGCTCACCAATCGAGAGAAAGAGATCACTCGGCTGGCTGCCAGCGCCGTAGACCCGCTTAAACCGCAAGCCGTGGCAGCACATCTGGGCATCCGCGTGGAACATGCACGCAAATGGCTTCGCAGCTTGCATGGGAAAGGAATTATCAAGCCTGCTAGCGGCGTGCAGCGGGTTAGATCTTATGTGCTCGCCCCTTCGGGGCGGGAATGGTCGGGATTCTGA
- a CDS encoding YigZ family protein, with the protein MLAHFKTIQSYGSSEIIIKKSRFIGHARPVESEEEATQFIEAIKKEHKAATHNCSAYVIGERDQIQKQSDDGEPSGTAGKPILEVIKHQGLKNIAVVVTRYYGGIMLGAGGLIRAYTDGAVIGIEAAQPIYKVNHQKVLIEVDYTWYGKIENELRNQGMLLGDIQFTDKVTVACYPLAAAAETFINWATDITQGQGMITAGENTYIVHKNLPE; encoded by the coding sequence ATGCTAGCACATTTCAAAACTATCCAATCGTACGGATCGTCGGAAATCATCATCAAGAAGTCGCGTTTCATCGGCCATGCGAGGCCGGTAGAGTCAGAAGAAGAAGCTACCCAATTTATTGAAGCGATCAAAAAAGAACACAAAGCGGCTACACACAACTGCAGCGCTTATGTTATCGGCGAGAGAGACCAGATTCAGAAGCAATCTGATGATGGGGAGCCGAGCGGCACCGCAGGCAAGCCGATTCTGGAAGTGATTAAGCATCAAGGGCTCAAGAACATTGCTGTTGTAGTTACCCGTTATTATGGCGGCATCATGCTTGGCGCGGGCGGACTTATCCGGGCTTATACGGATGGAGCCGTGATAGGCATTGAGGCTGCACAGCCCATATATAAAGTGAACCATCAGAAGGTGCTTATCGAGGTTGATTACACGTGGTATGGCAAAATCGAGAATGAGCTAAGAAATCAGGGGATGCTCCTCGGAGACATTCAGTTTACGGATAAAGTAACTGTAGCTTGCTATCCATTGGCAGCGGCAGCGGAGACATTTATCAACTGGGCAACAGACATTACACAAGGTCAAGGCATGATAACAGCTGGAGAGAACACGTATATCGTTCATAAGAACCTGCCTGAATAG
- a CDS encoding ArsR/SmtB family transcription factor, producing the protein MRPLFHPARGDLELATILHALSDDNRLRVIKRLHEHGELYCGAIEIDIPKSTLSHHLKVLRESGLIHTRMEGTLRYTSLRRDDLQARFPGLLDTILPLVSTS; encoded by the coding sequence ATGAGACCTCTTTTCCATCCTGCTCGGGGCGATCTTGAATTAGCAACTATTCTACATGCGCTCAGTGATGACAACCGTTTGAGAGTCATTAAACGTCTCCATGAACACGGCGAGTTGTATTGCGGCGCTATCGAAATAGATATTCCCAAATCCACGCTATCCCATCATCTGAAGGTTTTACGTGAATCCGGGTTGATCCATACGCGTATGGAAGGCACCCTTCGTTATACATCATTGCGCCGCGATGATCTGCAAGCCAGATTTCCCGGTCTGCTGGACACCATCTTACCGCTAGTCAGCACATCATAG
- a CDS encoding spore germination protein — translation MPSSIVFNMININNQNTNATIGIGENVQSSWDSHSKNNYGTGEFIGNTISVNIVNVLYDNDFIDAPINDQDFKPTVANQV, via the coding sequence ATGCCGAGTTCCATCGTTTTTAACATGATTAACATTAACAATCAGAATACGAATGCCACCATCGGGATCGGTGAGAATGTACAGTCCAGCTGGGACTCGCATAGTAAGAACAATTATGGTACCGGCGAGTTTATCGGCAATACGATCTCCGTTAATATCGTGAATGTCCTTTATGATAATGACTTTATCGATGCTCCGATTAATGATCAGGACTTTAAACCAACTGTGGCGAACCAAGTCTGA
- a CDS encoding XkdW family protein, translating into MNIPQAIMHLHPQANPLADFIVQDDSDGNGPYIAKWNLESPEPTEEQLQSAWEAMQPTPEQVLSQSKQSKTEELNSKCNTTILSGFKSNALGTEHTYDFDYEAQTNLNSTLNAIAAGIATEPILWKASGMPQPHSFEQFKALNADGLAHKNANISKYWELKTALSEAKTEEEISSITW; encoded by the coding sequence ATGAACATACCACAAGCAATCATGCACCTACACCCACAAGCCAATCCCCTAGCCGACTTCATCGTCCAAGACGACTCAGACGGAAACGGCCCATACATCGCAAAATGGAACCTAGAATCTCCCGAGCCAACGGAGGAGCAACTCCAATCCGCATGGGAAGCGATGCAGCCAACTCCAGAGCAAGTTTTGTCACAATCGAAGCAATCAAAGACTGAAGAACTCAACTCCAAATGCAACACAACAATCCTTAGCGGATTCAAGTCGAATGCTCTCGGCACTGAACACACTTACGACTTCGACTACGAAGCCCAAACTAATCTCAACAGCACGCTAAATGCAATCGCAGCAGGCATAGCGACAGAGCCCATCCTGTGGAAAGCCTCCGGCATGCCACAGCCACACTCTTTTGAACAATTCAAAGCCCTCAACGCAGACGGGCTAGCCCACAAAAACGCCAACATCAGCAAATACTGGGAGCTAAAAACAGCACTTTCAGAAGCAAAAACTGAAGAAGAAATCTCATCAATTACATGGTAA
- a CDS encoding glycoside hydrolase family 73 protein — MSKENFIDQVAPAAQADMLAYGILASVTIAQAILESGWGRSAPGNNLFGIKGSGQQQATQEFINGKWVRIVDGFRVYECWADSIRDHSLLLSQNLRYKNVLNERNYQIASKELQRAGYATDPKYADKLIQIIEGSDLARFDQLEEKEEYMMSADDANKIIHFLSAAWMSTEDVEAREEFHRLANELRKASKQLEV; from the coding sequence ATGAGCAAGGAAAATTTTATTGATCAAGTGGCGCCGGCGGCGCAAGCGGATATGCTGGCTTATGGGATTTTGGCGAGTGTGACGATTGCGCAGGCGATTTTGGAAAGCGGCTGGGGGCGCTCGGCACCTGGGAATAATTTGTTTGGCATCAAAGGGAGCGGGCAGCAGCAAGCGACGCAGGAGTTCATTAACGGCAAGTGGGTGCGAATTGTTGATGGTTTTAGAGTGTACGAGTGCTGGGCGGATAGCATACGCGATCATTCGCTTTTGCTTTCGCAGAATCTACGCTACAAGAATGTTTTGAATGAACGCAATTACCAAATTGCAAGCAAGGAACTACAGCGTGCAGGCTACGCCACGGATCCCAAGTATGCGGACAAGCTTATTCAAATCATAGAAGGAAGTGATCTCGCTCGTTTTGATCAGTTGGAGGAAAAGGAGGAGTATATGATGAGCGCGGATGATGCGAACAAGATTATTCATTTTTTATCGGCCGCTTGGATGAGCACTGAGGATGTAGAAGCTAGAGAAGAGTTCCATCGACTTGCCAATGAGCTGCGTAAGGCTTCCAAGCAATTAGAAGTTTAA
- a CDS encoding NAD(P)-binding domain-containing protein: protein MKRIGFIGLGTMGKPMAANLIQKGFNVTVYNRTAEKADELARLGAEVAQTPAQAARSSDVLITMLSNDASLLETFYSEHGILSGIHPALTIIDSSTVSPQTSQKLAEELSAHFVDFLDAPVTGTKPAAEAGTLTFMVGGSQEVFDEQQDVFSALGSKALYLGPSGSGSNAKLAHNTMVGINLAGLAEGLSIATKAGINPAQFLEIVRSGGAHSKQVELKADKIIDRDFSNQFSLKLMLKDLLLAQELTNKFQLPSPMLNSATTLFQMGLSKGLGEEDLSAVIQCYEDWMGVKVTRASEAAVEAASAAEKQASPLSGRERRRNTRVKLDISLKLSIYQWEQEGSFSGQNIDGTLYDLSESGLQITSAAPLAPDMFIVIHFPQEAELPPITARVIRIETHGSNFRYGCMLSALPPYVRIKLEQYIEDHIEYAL, encoded by the coding sequence ATGAAACGTATCGGCTTTATTGGACTTGGCACAATGGGTAAACCCATGGCTGCTAACCTTATTCAAAAGGGTTTTAACGTAACGGTCTATAATCGTACTGCTGAAAAAGCGGACGAGCTTGCTCGTCTTGGCGCTGAAGTCGCTCAGACCCCCGCTCAAGCTGCTCGCAGTTCGGATGTTTTGATTACAATGCTTAGCAATGACGCTTCACTCCTGGAGACTTTCTACAGTGAGCATGGCATTCTGAGTGGTATTCATCCCGCTCTCACGATTATTGACTCCAGCACCGTGTCCCCACAAACAAGTCAAAAGCTGGCGGAGGAACTATCAGCACATTTCGTTGATTTCCTCGACGCGCCTGTCACCGGCACCAAACCTGCCGCTGAAGCTGGCACGCTTACGTTCATGGTCGGCGGCAGCCAAGAAGTGTTCGACGAACAGCAAGACGTGTTCTCGGCTCTGGGCAGCAAAGCCCTATACCTCGGGCCTAGCGGCTCGGGTTCGAATGCCAAACTTGCCCACAACACGATGGTGGGTATTAACTTAGCAGGTTTAGCCGAAGGCTTATCCATAGCAACCAAAGCAGGCATTAACCCTGCTCAATTCTTAGAGATTGTGCGCTCCGGCGGAGCGCACAGCAAGCAAGTCGAACTGAAAGCCGATAAAATTATCGATCGCGATTTCAGCAATCAATTCTCCCTGAAGCTGATGCTGAAAGATCTTTTGCTCGCGCAGGAACTTACCAACAAGTTCCAACTGCCTTCGCCGATGTTGAATTCGGCAACAACCTTGTTTCAGATGGGCCTGAGCAAAGGCCTTGGCGAAGAAGATTTGAGCGCCGTCATCCAGTGCTATGAGGACTGGATGGGTGTGAAAGTCACGCGAGCAAGCGAGGCTGCCGTCGAGGCTGCTTCTGCTGCGGAGAAGCAGGCTTCGCCGCTTTCCGGCCGCGAACGCCGCCGGAACACCCGCGTGAAACTGGACATCAGCCTGAAGCTGTCCATCTACCAGTGGGAGCAGGAAGGCTCCTTCTCCGGCCAGAACATCGACGGCACGCTTTACGACTTGTCGGAAAGCGGCCTGCAAATCACCTCGGCGGCACCGCTTGCGCCGGACATGTTCATCGTCATCCACTTCCCGCAGGAAGCGGAACTCCCGCCAATCACGGCTCGCGTGATTCGCATCGAAACGCATGGCAGCAATTTCCGCTACGGCTGCATGCTTTCCGCGCTGCCGCCTTATGTGCGGATCAAGCTGGAGCAGTATATTGAGGATCATATTGAGTATGCTTTGTAA
- a CDS encoding DUF1128 domain-containing protein, producing the protein MDLNTWSEANVEFMFEEIKKKLRMATGGSIKASNVKEEVYEDLKDLYNMVASKDRFSISEIDAITTELGNIRKA; encoded by the coding sequence ATGGATTTGAATACGTGGTCGGAAGCGAACGTGGAATTTATGTTTGAAGAAATTAAGAAGAAGCTGCGCATGGCGACAGGCGGATCGATCAAGGCCTCCAACGTGAAGGAAGAGGTTTATGAGGATCTGAAGGATCTGTACAACATGGTCGCGAGTAAAGATAGATTCAGCATCAGTGAGATTGATGCGATTACGACAGAGCTAGGCAATATCCGTAAAGCTTAG
- a CDS encoding phage holin family protein codes for MNQINFNMISAVFGTMLTYAFGGWNELMALFLMAILVDYLTGMAASMKEQRGLNSQVGFWGLARKGLMLLVIMLAHRMDLLFDTELMMTAAIYFYLANELISITENYGRLGLPLPNFLKQMIQILRSKGEGL; via the coding sequence ATGAATCAGATCAATTTTAATATGATTTCAGCGGTGTTTGGAACGATGCTAACTTATGCATTCGGCGGTTGGAATGAGTTGATGGCCCTGTTTCTCATGGCAATTCTCGTTGATTATTTGACGGGGATGGCTGCCTCGATGAAGGAACAGCGTGGACTGAATAGCCAGGTCGGTTTTTGGGGACTCGCGCGCAAAGGGTTGATGCTGCTGGTTATTATGCTGGCGCATCGGATGGATCTGCTGTTTGATACGGAGTTGATGATGACGGCGGCGATTTATTTTTATTTAGCCAATGAGTTGATTTCCATTACGGAGAATTATGGGCGGTTGGGCCTTCCGCTGCCGAACTTTCTTAAACAGATGATTCAAATACTACGCAGCAAAGGGGAGGGGCTATGA
- a CDS encoding glucose-6-phosphate isomerase yields MSKKLQFDYSKALSFLSQHEVDYLSAQVELAHEQLHNKTGAGSDYLGWVDLPENYNREEFARIQASAKQIQSDSEALVVIGIGGSYLGARAALEMLSHSFYNILPKDKRKTPEIYFVGNNISSTYVTHLLQLLEGKDFSVNVISKSGTTTEPAIAFRIFRELLEKKYGKEAARKRIYATTDQEKGALKTLANVEGYETFVIPDDVGGRYSVLTAVGLLPIATAGIDVEAIMKGAADAQQEFSNPKLSENQAYQYAAVRNSLYRKGKTIEILVNYEPSLHFVSEWWKQLFGESEGKDYKGIYPASVDFSTDLHSMGQFVQDGNRILFETVIQVDQVADHITIGTDADDLDGLNFLSGKTMDFVNKKAFQGTMLAHTDGHVPNLIVTLPDMTPYSFGYMVYFFEKACGISGYLMGVNPFDQPGVEAYKKNMFALLGKPGYEKEKAELEARLQQ; encoded by the coding sequence GTGAGCAAAAAACTACAGTTCGATTACAGCAAGGCATTATCTTTTCTATCCCAGCATGAGGTTGATTACTTGTCAGCCCAAGTGGAATTAGCCCACGAACAATTACATAACAAAACAGGTGCAGGATCCGATTATCTAGGTTGGGTGGATCTTCCTGAGAACTATAACCGTGAAGAGTTTGCACGCATTCAAGCTTCAGCCAAACAAATTCAATCCGATTCCGAGGCACTTGTAGTGATCGGTATTGGCGGTTCCTATTTGGGAGCACGTGCAGCGCTGGAGATGTTGTCCCATTCTTTCTATAACATTTTGCCCAAAGATAAACGTAAAACGCCTGAGATTTATTTTGTAGGAAATAATATCAGCTCTACGTATGTGACGCACTTGCTTCAATTGTTGGAAGGGAAAGATTTCTCCGTCAACGTCATTTCCAAATCCGGTACGACGACGGAGCCAGCGATTGCTTTCCGTATTTTCCGTGAGCTGCTGGAGAAAAAATATGGCAAAGAAGCGGCACGCAAGCGGATCTACGCAACTACTGATCAAGAAAAAGGCGCGCTCAAAACACTTGCCAACGTTGAAGGTTACGAGACTTTCGTCATTCCAGATGATGTAGGCGGACGTTATTCCGTACTAACGGCTGTTGGTTTGCTGCCAATCGCGACGGCGGGCATTGATGTGGAAGCCATTATGAAAGGCGCGGCAGATGCACAGCAAGAATTCTCCAATCCCAAATTAAGCGAGAACCAAGCGTACCAATATGCAGCCGTTCGCAACTCCCTGTATCGCAAAGGCAAAACGATTGAAATCCTCGTGAACTATGAGCCGTCCTTGCATTTCGTATCGGAATGGTGGAAGCAGTTGTTCGGGGAAAGCGAAGGGAAAGATTACAAAGGGATTTACCCTGCGTCTGTTGATTTCTCCACGGATCTTCACTCCATGGGCCAATTCGTGCAAGACGGCAACCGGATTCTGTTCGAAACGGTCATCCAAGTGGATCAAGTTGCTGACCACATCACGATTGGTACGGATGCGGATGATTTGGACGGGCTTAACTTCCTGAGCGGAAAAACGATGGATTTCGTGAACAAAAAAGCGTTCCAAGGCACAATGCTGGCACACACAGACGGACACGTTCCGAACCTGATCGTGACTTTGCCGGACATGACACCTTACTCCTTCGGTTATATGGTTTACTTCTTTGAAAAAGCATGCGGCATCAGCGGGTACCTGATGGGTGTGAATCCTTTCGACCAACCAGGTGTTGAAGCATACAAAAAGAACATGTTTGCCCTCTTAGGAAAACCGGGTTATGAGAAGGAAAAAGCGGAATTGGAAGCACGTTTGCAACAATAA
- a CDS encoding alpha/beta-type small acid-soluble spore protein: MARRRSHKAMVPGSEHGLGLLKAQVMKNQGYNVNMERPDLVKYEVARTLGVPLQQGYNGQLSSEDAGKVGGPIGGAMVRELVRMAQQQLSQQRPPQG, translated from the coding sequence ATGGCACGCAGAAGAAGCCACAAAGCCATGGTACCTGGTTCCGAGCATGGACTCGGACTGCTTAAAGCTCAGGTTATGAAAAATCAAGGTTACAACGTCAATATGGAACGTCCTGATTTGGTTAAATATGAAGTAGCCCGAACGCTTGGCGTTCCGCTGCAGCAAGGCTACAACGGTCAACTAAGCTCTGAGGATGCCGGCAAGGTCGGAGGTCCCATCGGCGGAGCAATGGTGCGAGAACTCGTGCGTATGGCTCAGCAGCAGCTCTCCCAGCAGCGCCCCCCTCAAGGGTAA
- a CDS encoding DUF2087 domain-containing protein, with amino-acid sequence MQLDKIITYHKALADPTRIRILILLAEGESNGQALAEKLGITPATITHHAAKLREASLIFERRDKNTIYFALNEYFIRSHANATIDLIYKNKKGGTAPMDDQEAKSNVQQSIIRNFFTQDGKLKHIPAQLKKKLIVLKHLIEQLDKGRSYTEKELNVWIEQFHPDFATIRREFIMHQFMFRENNIYELNPAEMWTKWETLS; translated from the coding sequence ATGCAGTTGGATAAAATCATCACCTACCACAAAGCGCTAGCTGACCCGACACGAATCCGAATACTCATTCTGCTGGCTGAAGGTGAAAGCAACGGCCAAGCCCTTGCCGAGAAACTGGGCATCACGCCTGCGACCATCACGCATCACGCTGCCAAACTTAGGGAAGCCAGTCTTATTTTTGAACGCAGAGACAAGAATACGATTTATTTCGCTTTAAATGAGTACTTTATACGCAGCCATGCCAACGCGACCATCGATCTCATCTATAAAAACAAGAAAGGGGGAACGGCCCCCATGGACGATCAAGAAGCTAAGAGCAACGTTCAGCAATCCATCATTCGCAATTTTTTCACCCAAGATGGTAAACTCAAGCATATCCCTGCCCAGCTCAAGAAAAAGCTAATTGTCCTGAAGCATCTGATCGAGCAATTGGATAAAGGACGCAGCTATACGGAAAAAGAACTGAATGTTTGGATCGAGCAGTTTCATCCCGATTTCGCCACGATCCGCCGAGAGTTCATCATGCATCAGTTCATGTTTAGGGAAAATAACATTTATGAATTGAACCCCGCTGAAATGTGGACGAAATGGGAAACCTTATCTTAA
- a CDS encoding glycosyltransferase family 2 protein, with amino-acid sequence MERGIVATPNLTIVVPCYNEEEVLPETVFRLSAVLDALIADNLIAGTSTMLLVDDGSKDATWALIESFHAANSFVTGLKLAKNAGHQSALLAGLMKAKAYSDCVVSIDADLQDDTDAIREFVVKFHEGFDIVYGVRQDRSADTFFKRATAQGFYKLMTSLGVKIHYNHADFRLMSKRTLDNLEKFQEVNLFLRGMVPLLGFPSTQVYYDRKERFAGESKYPLRKMLAFAFDGITSFSVTPIRFVTLMGFLLFILSVFAGIYAVIGKMVGANVTGWTSLIVSVWFIGGVQLLALGLIGEYIGKIYKEVKQRPLFVIEKDLTEQASNAVQTSLLQDSSPAGQTASGRRYGP; translated from the coding sequence ATGGAGCGAGGAATTGTGGCAACTCCGAATTTGACCATTGTGGTCCCTTGTTATAATGAAGAAGAAGTACTTCCCGAAACGGTATTCCGACTCAGCGCTGTGCTGGATGCTCTAATTGCGGACAACCTGATTGCGGGCACGAGCACGATGTTGTTGGTCGATGACGGCAGCAAGGATGCGACATGGGCGCTGATTGAAAGCTTCCACGCTGCTAATTCCTTCGTTACCGGTCTTAAACTTGCCAAAAATGCCGGTCATCAAAGCGCCCTGCTAGCCGGGCTGATGAAAGCTAAAGCCTATTCGGATTGCGTGGTCTCCATCGATGCCGATTTGCAAGATGACACAGATGCTATTCGTGAATTTGTTGTCAAATTCCATGAAGGATTCGATATTGTCTATGGGGTTAGGCAAGACCGCTCGGCGGACACTTTCTTCAAACGAGCCACTGCACAAGGCTTTTATAAACTGATGACTTCGCTTGGTGTGAAAATCCATTATAATCATGCGGATTTCCGCTTAATGAGCAAACGTACGCTCGACAATTTAGAGAAATTTCAAGAGGTTAATTTATTTCTTCGCGGCATGGTTCCGCTGCTCGGCTTCCCTTCCACTCAAGTGTATTATGATCGCAAGGAACGTTTCGCCGGGGAATCCAAATATCCGCTGCGCAAAATGCTCGCTTTCGCCTTCGACGGCATTACCTCTTTCAGTGTGACACCGATTCGATTCGTTACTTTGATGGGCTTTCTCCTGTTCATTCTCAGTGTATTTGCTGGGATCTATGCCGTTATAGGCAAAATGGTCGGCGCCAATGTGACGGGTTGGACTTCTCTCATTGTATCCGTCTGGTTTATTGGCGGTGTGCAGCTGCTGGCTCTAGGCTTAATCGGCGAGTATATCGGGAAAATCTACAAAGAAGTGAAGCAGCGTCCACTGTTCGTCATCGAAAAAGATTTGACAGAGCAGGCGTCGAACGCTGTACAGACCTCTTTGCTCCAAGACAGCAGCCCTGCCGGACAAACCGCTTCTGGGCGGAGATACGGACCATGA
- a CDS encoding Hsp20/alpha crystallin family protein: MNPPGNRSQGPDWKGLSAQAGDVLGPEFWQDIASIIPLTGPRIDMYETPQELVVVAEVPGLSSPEQIQLSFREQSLHMRGNLARPYQVTDQQMRLSERFFGVFERAIRLPGRALTEHMRAHYQNGLLIVRIPLSPPDGEKVIPIQFT, encoded by the coding sequence ATGAACCCCCCAGGCAACCGTTCACAGGGGCCCGATTGGAAAGGGCTGTCGGCGCAAGCCGGCGACGTGCTAGGCCCTGAATTCTGGCAGGACATTGCCAGTATCATCCCGCTTACCGGGCCACGAATCGATATGTATGAAACACCCCAGGAGCTTGTCGTTGTGGCAGAAGTTCCTGGCTTGTCTTCCCCTGAGCAAATTCAGCTTTCTTTTCGTGAACAATCGCTTCACATGCGGGGAAACCTCGCAAGGCCTTATCAAGTGACCGATCAGCAGATGCGGCTCTCCGAGCGTTTCTTCGGCGTCTTCGAGAGAGCGATTCGTTTACCCGGCAGAGCCTTAACCGAGCACATGCGGGCACACTATCAGAATGGTTTACTCATTGTTCGCATCCCTCTTTCTCCCCCTGACGGTGAGAAAGTCATCCCCATTCAATTCACATAA
- a CDS encoding TetR/AcrR family transcriptional regulator, whose product MARKAVAQELSRERILTEARDLFATFGYRALTMRSIAKAMGYSHGALYYHFSEKAELFYALIKDDFSLLMQRQREMIVREHGFSVNLLQKLMMEFVWFGLSNPNHYEMMFMLNEPELAHYSRTEQAQCLEMFAIVIRQVIADQPAYENRKFTLPWNLFMSMHGLISYCIQFKQTYEEARRLAEEHIRLICVSLDFDSHEQQRPIVKMVGPNLPITNAI is encoded by the coding sequence ATGGCTAGGAAAGCAGTCGCGCAAGAGCTTAGCAGAGAACGAATACTTACCGAGGCGCGGGATTTATTCGCTACTTTTGGCTATCGTGCTTTAACGATGCGCAGCATCGCAAAAGCAATGGGTTACAGTCACGGAGCGTTATATTACCATTTTAGTGAGAAAGCTGAACTATTTTATGCGTTAATTAAAGATGACTTTTCCTTACTGATGCAGCGTCAGCGGGAAATGATCGTTCGTGAGCATGGGTTTAGCGTGAACCTGCTTCAGAAGCTGATGATGGAATTCGTTTGGTTTGGTTTAAGCAATCCGAATCATTACGAAATGATGTTCATGCTGAACGAACCGGAATTAGCACATTATTCTCGTACCGAGCAAGCACAGTGTTTAGAAATGTTTGCTATTGTGATTAGACAAGTCATCGCAGATCAACCCGCTTATGAAAATAGGAAGTTTACACTTCCGTGGAACTTGTTTATGTCTATGCACGGCCTTATCTCCTATTGTATTCAATTCAAACAAACCTATGAAGAAGCAAGAAGACTGGCAGAAGAGCACATCCGTCTGATTTGTGTGAGCCTGGATTTTGATTCTCATGAGCAGCAGCGTCCGATTGTTAAAATGGTGGGTCCTAATTTGCCGATTACAAATGCCATCTAA